A genomic window from Archocentrus centrarchus isolate MPI-CPG fArcCen1 chromosome 2, fArcCen1, whole genome shotgun sequence includes:
- the eef1b2 gene encoding elongation factor 1-beta, with protein MGFGDLKSASGLKVLNDFLSDRSYIEGYVPSQADVAVFESISAPPPVDLCHALRWYNHIRSYQSEKSSLPGVKKPLGQYGPPGVADTTSGSTTAKDEDDDDIDLFGSDEEEDSEATRLKEERLAAYAAKKAKKPAIIAKSSILLDVKPWDDETDMAKLEECVRSIQMDGLVWGQSKLVPVGYGIKKLQINCVVEDDKVGTDILEEKITAFEDFVQSMDVAAFNKI; from the exons atggGCTTCGGTGACCTGAAATCAGCCTCCGGCCTCAAAGTGCTCAACGACTTCCTGTCTGACCGCAGCTACATCGAAGG GTATGTCCCTTCCCAGGCTGATGTGGCGGTCTTTGAGTCGATCTCAGCTCCGCCCCCCGTCGACCTGTGCCACGCCCTCCGCTGGTACAACCACATCAGGTCCTATCAGAGCGAGAAGAGCAG TCTTCCAGGTGTGAAGAAGCCTCTGGGTCAGTATGGCCCCCCCGGCGTGGCCGACACCACCTCAGGCTCCACCACAGCCAAAGATGAGGATGACGATGACATCGACCTGTTTGGTTCTGATGAGGAG GAAGACTCCGAGGCGACCCGGCTGAAGGAAGAGCGGCTCGCCGCCTACGCCGCCAAGAAGGCCAAAA AGCCTGCCATCATCGCCAAGTCTTCAATCCTATTGGACGTGAAGCCGTGGGACGACGAGACAGACATGGCGAAGCTGGAGGAGTGTGTCCGCAGTATCCAGATGGACGGGCTGGTGTGGGGCCAGT CCAAGCTGGTTCCCGTAGGTTACGGCATCAAGAAGCTGCAGATCAACTGCGTGGTGGAAGACGACAAG GTGGGCACAGACATCCTTGAGGAGAAGATCACAGCGTTTGAGGACTTCGTGCAGTCAATGGATGTCGCCGCCTtcaataaaatctga